The Sneathiella limimaris region ATGCCTGAGGCTTCATACGCCGCTTTCAGCTCATCTGCAGATTTTAAGGTTCCCTCACTTGTCAGTAAGTCGTTGAATGGCAAGTTATAGGAGCCAGGGATCCGGCCTCCGCGAAGTCCTTCGCGGGGTTCCGCCTCAGTTCCTTCAAAACGGCCTTTTGACCGGGCATCCAAAACTTGAGCCTTTTGGCTGTCAATATTGGCAAGGACCTGGTCTTTCTCCTTCACCAGCAGATTATTGATGCGCGATGTGAAATGCCGTTCTATCGGTTTCGTTGGCAAATCATCAATGGCCCGGCCTTCCGCCTGCCATTTGGGTAGACCACCATCCAGAATGGACACATCGTCATGACCAAACAGGCGGATCATCCACCAGGCGCGGGCGGCACTGCGAATACCAGATCCATCATAGACGATAATCCGGTTGCCATCGCCAAGCCCCAGTTTCCGAAGTTTGCTGGAGAATTTCTCTGGTGCCGGGATCATGTGAGGCAGAGAGCTATCGGTATCGGCAATATCATCAATATCAAAGAAAACAGCACCCGGAATGTGGGCCGCTTCGAACTCGGCTTTCGGGTCCCGATTTTCACCAGGCATGTACCAGGAGGCATCCACAATACGAATATCGGGGGAAGAAATATTTTGGCTCAGCCATTCAGTGGAGACAAGGGACGTAGGATTAACGTAAGACATGATTTCTCTTTGCGCGTTTCGAACTGATTTTTCTTAGTCTTCAAACATTAGGGAAACACGGCGGTTTTGACGACCCTTTTTTTCAATTTTTCGAACCCGGACCCGGCCGATTTCCGAAGTGTTTTTGACATGTGTGCCGCCACAAGGCTGCAGATCCGTATCCTCAACCTTGATTAGTCGAATATGCCCACTGCCGCGCGGCGGCTGAACAGACATGGTTTTAACAAGATCTGGTTGCGCATCCAGTTCCTCATCCGTAATCCAGTCAGCGGTAACGGGCCGGTTCTCGGCGATTAGTGCATTCAGTTTTTCTGTAATTTCCTCTTTATCAAGCTGGGCTTCGGGAAGGTCAAAATCGAGCCGTCCTTTCCCGTCAGAAACCTGGCCACCTGTAACCGGGTAGGGCAGGACCGCAGATAAAAGATGCAGGCAGGAATGCATGCGCATCAAGCGGTGCCGGACCTCCCAGTTGATCTCGGCAGTTACCGTATCGCCAACCTTTGGCATCACCTCGTCTGAAGCGGGAACATGCACGACCTCTTCAGGACTGTCACCCTTGACAGTGGTGGCAATCTCAATCACGTCGCCACTGGCGAGGGTTATTGTTCCGGTATCGCCGGGCTGGCCGCCACCTGTTGGGTAGAACACAGTCTGGTCAAGGACGATGCCCCCTCTCTCGTTGATTGCTGTTACAGTTGCTTCACAGCTTGTCTGATAAGAGTCTTCGCGAAAAAGGGGTTTCGTCATGGGGTCCAGCTCCTGATGTTGGGCCGGTCTATTACCCCTCGATCCAAGGGGCGACCGGCAGATTATTTTGCCGGAGCATATCAACATCCATCAGCTTGCTAAAGTATTTTTGGGCGGTATCGCAAAGGATGGTGACAATGGTATGGCCAGGGCCCATTTCCTTGGCCATGCGAATAGCGCCGGCCACATTAACGCCTGAGGATAAGCCAAGTTGGAGGCCTTCCTTGATGTTAAGGTTATACAGAATTTCAAGCGCTTCCGCGTCGCTGATCTGGTAGGGCATGTCGACGTCCAACCCTTCCAGGTTGGCTGTAATCCGGCCTTGACCAATTCCCTCGGTGATAGAGCTCCCTTCGGATTTCAGCTCACCGTTCTTGTAATACTCATAAAGGGCTGCACCCATGGGATCAGCGATACCAATTTTGATGTTTGGGTTCCGATCCCGAAGCGCATCAGCCGTTCCGGCAAGGGTGCCACCACTGCCGACAGCGCAAATGAAGCCATCAACCTTGCCCTCTGTCTGGGTCCAGATCTCCGGCCCTGTGGTTTTGAAATGGCCCATTTTATTGGCCACATTATCAAACTGGTTCGCCCAGATGGCGCCTTTGTCGCTTTTCGCTGCCAATTCCTCTGCGAGGCGGCCGGAATAGCGGACATAGTTACCGGGGTCTTTGTATGGTTTGGCTGGAACAAGTCGAAGATCAGCACCGCAATATTTGAGCAGAGCCTTCTTCTCGTCAGTCTGGGTTTCGGGCATGACAATGACTGTTTTATAGCCCTTGGCGTTGGCCACAAGGGCAAGGCCGATGCCGGTGTTGCCTGCGGTTCCTTCGACGATAAGCCCGCCAGGCTCCAACAGTCCTTTGGCTTCGGCGTCTTCAATAATGGCAAGTGCGGCGCGATCTTTCACAGAACCGCCCG contains the following coding sequences:
- the sseA gene encoding 3-mercaptopyruvate sulfurtransferase, encoding MSYVNPTSLVSTEWLSQNISSPDIRIVDASWYMPGENRDPKAEFEAAHIPGAVFFDIDDIADTDSSLPHMIPAPEKFSSKLRKLGLGDGNRIIVYDGSGIRSAARAWWMIRLFGHDDVSILDGGLPKWQAEGRAIDDLPTKPIERHFTSRINNLLVKEKDQVLANIDSQKAQVLDARSKGRFEGTEAEPREGLRGGRIPGSYNLPFNDLLTSEGTLKSADELKAAYEASGIDLKKPVITSCGSGITACVLAFGLHMLGHRDVAVFDGSWTEWALDETLPVQKGAE
- a CDS encoding cysteine synthase A; its protein translation is MTIRKDFVDTIGNTPLIRLTGASEATGCEIYGKAEFLNPGGSVKDRAALAIIEDAEAKGLLEPGGLIVEGTAGNTGIGLALVANAKGYKTVIVMPETQTDEKKALLKYCGADLRLVPAKPYKDPGNYVRYSGRLAEELAAKSDKGAIWANQFDNVANKMGHFKTTGPEIWTQTEGKVDGFICAVGSGGTLAGTADALRDRNPNIKIGIADPMGAALYEYYKNGELKSEGSSITEGIGQGRITANLEGLDVDMPYQISDAEALEILYNLNIKEGLQLGLSSGVNVAGAIRMAKEMGPGHTIVTILCDTAQKYFSKLMDVDMLRQNNLPVAPWIEG
- a CDS encoding alanyl-tRNA editing protein — translated: MTKPLFREDSYQTSCEATVTAINERGGIVLDQTVFYPTGGGQPGDTGTITLASGDVIEIATTVKGDSPEEVVHVPASDEVMPKVGDTVTAEINWEVRHRLMRMHSCLHLLSAVLPYPVTGGQVSDGKGRLDFDLPEAQLDKEEITEKLNALIAENRPVTADWITDEELDAQPDLVKTMSVQPPRGSGHIRLIKVEDTDLQPCGGTHVKNTSEIGRVRVRKIEKKGRQNRRVSLMFED